CAGAGCCGGATGCTGCTGCAGGTTCACGACGAGCTGCTCTTCGAGGCGCCCGCCGCGGAGGTGGAGCGGCTGCGCACGCTGACGGTCGAGGTGATGGAGTCCGCGCTGCCGCTCGACGTGCCGCTCAAGGTCGACGTCAAGGTCGGCGACGACTGGGCGGCGGTATGAGGCGCTTCCTGCTCGTCGGCCTCACCGGCGGCATCGCCACCGGCAAGAGCACGGTCACCGCGCTCCTCGCCGGGCCGAGCGTCCGCGTGGTGGATGCGGACGCGCTCGCCCGCGAGGTCGTGGAGCCGGGCACGCCGGCCCACGCGCAGATCGTGGCCGAGTTCGGCCGGGAGGTGCTGAAGCCCGACGGCCGCCTCGACCGCGCGCGGCTGGGCGAGATCGTCTTCCCGGACGCGGCCCGGCGCAAGCGGCTCGAGGCGATCACCCATCCGGCGATCCGGCGGCGCTTCGAGCAGATCATGGCCGATCTGGAGCGCGCCGGTTTCGACGGGCTCCTGATCTGGGACGCGGCGCTGCTGGTCGAGTCGGGCGGCACCAAGAACATGGATCGCGTGGTCATCGTCACCACCGACCCCGCCACCCAGCTGCGGCGGCTCGTGGAGCGTGACCGCTGCACCGAGGAGGCGGCCCGGGCGCGCATCGCCAGCCAGATGCCGCTCGCGGTCAAGGCCCGCTACGGCGACTACGTCATCGACAACTCCGGCACGCGCGAGCAGACCGCGGTCCGCGTGCGCGAGGTCTACCGCGCCCTCCTGCAGGACCTCCACGCGCGCCAGGCGCGGGCGGGGTGAGCCCGCGGCGAAACGCGCGCGCGGCGGCGTCCCCGCCGGCACGGCGGCCCGCGACGCGCGGGCGCACCCGTGCGCTCGGGCAGCACTTCCTCCGCGACCGCTCCGTCGTCGACCGCCTCCTCGATCTGGTGCGGCCGACCGCGCGCGACCTGGTGGTCGAGATCGGCCCCGGGCGGGGCGCGCTGACCGAGGCGCTGGCTTCGCGCGCCGGGCGGCTGATCGCGCTGGAGATCGACCCGGAGCTGGTCGGCTCGCTGCAGGCCCGCTTCGCGGGCGCGCCCCACGTGGAGATTCGCCACGCCGACGCCCGCCGGTTCGATGCCGGCCGCCTCCGGGCCCTCGTGCCCCATCCGGAGGGACGCGTGGTCGTGGTCGGCAACCTCCCGTACAGCGTGGGCAAGCCGATCCTCGCCGCTCTGGTGGATGCCGGCCCGCAGGTCGACGCGATGGCGCTGATGCTCCAGAAGGAGGTCGCCGAGCGGGTGGCGGCGGCGCCCGGCAGCAAGACCTACGGCGCGCTGTCGGTCCTGACCCAGGCCGCCGCATCGGTGCGGCTGGCGTTTTCGGTGCCGCCGGGGGCCTTCAGCCCGCCACCCCAGGTGGAGTCGGCGGTCATCCACCTCGAGCCGCATCGCGAGCCGCCGGTCCCGATCGCCGATCCCTCCCGCTTCGGCGCGGTGGTTCGGGCTGCGTTCAGCCAGCGCCGGAAGAGCCTGGCGAACGCGCTGGCCGCCGGGCTCGCGATCTCCGCCGATCGGGCCCGCCGGCTGGCTCGGGAGGCGGGCATCGATCCGGGCCGCCGGGCGGAGAGCTTGTCGCTGGCCGAGTTCGCCCGGCTGGCCGCCGTACCGGACGGGTCGGCGCAGGGGTAACGGTCCGGATCGGTCGTAAAGCTCGATGATGCAGCCGGGCGGGAGCCGTCCCGTTCCTTGGGCCCGCCGCCGCCCCGGTGGTACGATCAAAAGGCCGTCGTGAACACCACTTACAGACCAGAGCCCGTTCCCATCGATACGCCCGGCGAGCCCGCCGTGCGGCTCATCCCGCTGGGCGGTCTCGGCGAGATCGGGCTCAACATGATGCTGGTGGAAAGCGGCCCTGACATCCTCGCGGTGGACTGCGGCCTGCTCTTCCCCGACGACGAGATGCCCGGCGTGGACTTCGCGATCCCCGACTTCACCTACCTCCGGGAGCACCGCGCGGCCTTCCGGGCGGTGATCCTGACCCACGGCCACGAGGACCACATCGGCGCGCTCTCGTACCTGTTGCGCGAGTTCCCGGTCCCGGTCTACGGCACGCCGCTGACGCTGGCCATCGCGCGGCACCGGCTGGCCGAGAACGAACTGCTGGAGCAGGCCGACCTCCGGTCCTACGCCCCGGGCGATCGCATCGTCGTCGGCGGCTTCACGGTCGAGCCGATCCGGGTGACCCACTCGATCGCCGACGGCATCGGCCTGGCCATCGAGACGCCGGTCGGCACCGTGGTGCACACCGGCGACTTCAAGCTCGACCGCCGGCCGGTGGACCACCAGCAGCCCGACTACTCGCGCTTCGCCGCGCTCGGCGAGCGGGGCGTGCTCGCGCTCTGCTCGGACTCGACGAACGTGGGGCGGCCGGGCCACACCGGCTCGGAGACCGAGGTGGGGCGGGCCCTGGCCGGCCGCTTCGCGGAGGCGTCGGGGCGCATCATCGTCGCCACGTTCGCCTCGCACATCCACCGGATCCAGCAGGTGCTCGACCTGGCCGCGCGCTGCGGGCGGCACGTCGCGCTCCTCGGGCGCAGCATGGTGGCCAACGTCGCGGTGGCCACCGAGCTGGGCTACCTGCGGGTGCCGGAGGGATTGATCCGGCCGCTGGAGGATCTGGCCGAGCTGCCCGCGCAGCGACAGGTCATCCTCTCGACCGGCAGCCAGGGCGAGCCCAACTCGGCGGTCTCGCTGATGGCGGCGGGCGAGCACAAGTACGTGCAGGCCGGCACCGGCGACCTGGTGATCTTCTCCTCCCGGGTGATCCCGGGCAACGAGCGCGTGCTCGGGCGCGTGATCAACGCGCTGCTGCGCCGCGGCGCCGAGGTGCTGTGGGAGGACGTGGCGTTCGTCCACGTCTCCGGCCACGCGAGCCAGGAGGACCTCAAGGAGATGTTGGCACTCACCCGGCCGCGGTACTTCGTGCCGGTGCACGGCGAGTACCGGCATCTGCTGCAGCACGCGCGGCTGGCCGAGGGCGTCGGCATCCCGAAGGATCGCATCTTCCTGATCGAGGACGGCTGGGGCCTCGAGGTCACCGCGTCGGGGGCGCGGGTGCTGGGCCCGTACCCCGCGGGCCCGGTGCTGGTGGACGGCAAGGGCGTCGGCGATGTCGGCAGCGTGGTGCTCCGCGACCGGCAGCTGCTGGCCGAGGCGGGCATGCTGGTGATCGCGCTCACCGTCGATCGCGTCACCGGCTCGATCGTGGCGGGACCCGAGATCGCCTCGCGCGGGTTCGTCTACATGAAGGAGGCGGACGCCCTGATGGACGAGGTGAAGGGCGCGGTGCGGGAGGCCCTGGCCACGCGGCAGGAGCCCAAATCCAACGCGAGCGTCGCGCCGCCGGCCTTCGATCGCGAGCTGGTGGGCGCGATGGTGCGCAGCGCCGCGCGCCGCTTCATCAACCAGCGGTTCCAGCGCAAGCCGGTGGTGCTGCCCGTGATCCTGGAGGTGTGATGGCCGAGAAGGCGACGATCGAGAAGATGGTGCCGGACCGCAGCCCGAATCGGAACGGCCAGCCGGCGCGCGACGCCTCGAGCGACGGCGCCGCGAAGCGCCGGCCTGCGGCCCCGCGCAGACCCAAGGGCGAGCCCGGCCGCTGGGTCCGGGAGGCCAAGGGCATCCTGGCCCTCGCCCTGGCCGGGTTCGGGTTCGTGGCCCTGTACGCGTACGATCCCATGCTCCATCGGCTCGATCAGTCGAGCCCGGTGGGGCCGGTCGGCGGCTGGCTCGGCTGGGCCTCGTTCCACGCCTTCGGCTACGGCGGCTATCTGTTCCCGGTGCTGCTGGCGCTGTACGGCGTGTCGGCCTTCGTGCGGCCCCGGGTGGCCCACGGCTGGCAGGCCGCGGTCGGTCTCGCGATCCTGCTCGTGAGCGCCACCGGCATGCTGGCTCGCGCCTCGGACACGCTCGGCCAGTATCGTCTCCACAAGGGCGGCCTCGTGGGCTGGGCGGTGTCGGAGGGGCTGCGCCTCTCGATCGGCACGGTCGGCACCTGGATCATCCTGCTCGCGCTGATCCCGCTCGGCGTGCTGTTCGTCACCCGCATCCCGTACAGCGTGCTCTCGCGCATGCTCCGCGCCCGCTTCGGACGCGGGCGCCGGCCCGAGACGAGGAAGGAGCGCAGCGCCGCCGCTGCGGTCGCGGATGTGCCGGTGCCCGCGGTGGCCGCCGCGGCCTGGCCGTCGGCCGAGCCCGAGGCGCCCA
This portion of the Candidatus Methylomirabilota bacterium genome encodes:
- the coaE gene encoding dephospho-CoA kinase (Dephospho-CoA kinase (CoaE) performs the final step in coenzyme A biosynthesis.), encoding MRRFLLVGLTGGIATGKSTVTALLAGPSVRVVDADALAREVVEPGTPAHAQIVAEFGREVLKPDGRLDRARLGEIVFPDAARRKRLEAITHPAIRRRFEQIMADLERAGFDGLLIWDAALLVESGGTKNMDRVVIVTTDPATQLRRLVERDRCTEEAARARIASQMPLAVKARYGDYVIDNSGTREQTAVRVREVYRALLQDLHARQARAG
- the rsmA gene encoding 16S rRNA (adenine(1518)-N(6)/adenine(1519)-N(6))-dimethyltransferase RsmA, which translates into the protein MSPRRNARAAASPPARRPATRGRTRALGQHFLRDRSVVDRLLDLVRPTARDLVVEIGPGRGALTEALASRAGRLIALEIDPELVGSLQARFAGAPHVEIRHADARRFDAGRLRALVPHPEGRVVVVGNLPYSVGKPILAALVDAGPQVDAMALMLQKEVAERVAAAPGSKTYGALSVLTQAAASVRLAFSVPPGAFSPPPQVESAVIHLEPHREPPVPIADPSRFGAVVRAAFSQRRKSLANALAAGLAISADRARRLAREAGIDPGRRAESLSLAEFARLAAVPDGSAQG
- a CDS encoding ribonuclease J, whose protein sequence is MRLIPLGGLGEIGLNMMLVESGPDILAVDCGLLFPDDEMPGVDFAIPDFTYLREHRAAFRAVILTHGHEDHIGALSYLLREFPVPVYGTPLTLAIARHRLAENELLEQADLRSYAPGDRIVVGGFTVEPIRVTHSIADGIGLAIETPVGTVVHTGDFKLDRRPVDHQQPDYSRFAALGERGVLALCSDSTNVGRPGHTGSETEVGRALAGRFAEASGRIIVATFASHIHRIQQVLDLAARCGRHVALLGRSMVANVAVATELGYLRVPEGLIRPLEDLAELPAQRQVILSTGSQGEPNSAVSLMAAGEHKYVQAGTGDLVIFSSRVIPGNERVLGRVINALLRRGAEVLWEDVAFVHVSGHASQEDLKEMLALTRPRYFVPVHGEYRHLLQHARLAEGVGIPKDRIFLIEDGWGLEVTASGARVLGPYPAGPVLVDGKGVGDVGSVVLRDRQLLAEAGMLVIALTVDRVTGSIVAGPEIASRGFVYMKEADALMDEVKGAVREALATRQEPKSNASVAPPAFDRELVGAMVRSAARRFINQRFQRKPVVLPVILEV